A genomic segment from Chrysemys picta bellii isolate R12L10 chromosome 11, ASM1138683v2, whole genome shotgun sequence encodes:
- the ANKZF1 gene encoding tRNA endonuclease ANKZF1 isoform X7: MQPLEVRSVFEAAQDPTFLHGLSLVNGFSEDVPSTDSNAIAQEKPVAGDGEERACGVPEISDRMCCSSCSREFDSREEQTEHYRLDWHRFNLKQRLLGRRALAAEEFEEKTRAGDVSSISGSDSDYSDSGSESDLLSPRGHGDPGSDQQSHRPGTRSAKVLFHNSQGQLLSAYRCVLGSKKGGGEQQAELVASLQSLGAGTCWVILMIGGGHFAGAVFRGPEVLDHKTFHRYTVRARRGTAQGLRDAQGQASMPKSAGASLRRYNEAALLKDIQDLLAGWAQHLQGAQRIFLRAPRANRALLFSSKNAPLHKDDPRVCNIPFSTRRATFREVLRVHAALATLQVYGKDTAVADLAGSPRKGWRKVPCARVEEPQQSDASTPSQEEEEEESQAGELETVEVTLSTLQLREFEVTPKRSRKRRRKKDKVGRGAGARAEGPGGQEEPEGSAPQPGAETVADPQEGPGAEPAPWGKGGARAPDGGDGGQAAGEAAGAESAAEAAGAGAEGAAAAAGAGAGGEAALCGPARPREEGPRCRAETGCPAAGQGRGSRQPQVLAVRGVPAGPDPLPLPRLLLLLHGLPADPPPGPRRPHLAPAPGRPSQGAATCGNRQSPAGGEGEVLGTPRGLSLSPSLLPSPGGRPLPRPPPRGEGAHGTGWVGWGDEHPPLGGSISTTRGRALGGGRGSRLQLGAAWLVDRWRRDQAALPCAVRTA, encoded by the exons ATGCAGCCCCTCGAGGTCAGGTCTGTGTTCGAGGCTGCCCAGGACCCCACCTTCCTGCACGGACTCTCCCTCGTCAATGGCTTTTCAGAGGACGTGCCGTCCACAGACTCGAATGCCATAGCGCAAG AGAAGCCAGTGGCGGGCGATGGGGAGGAGAGAGCCTGTGGGGTCCCAGAGATATCGGACCGGATGTGCTGTTCATCCTGCTCCCGGGAGTTTGACAGCAGGGAGGAGCAG ACTGAGCATTACCGCCTGGACTGGCACCGCTTCAACCTGAAGCAGCGTTTGCTGGGGCGCCGGGCACTCGCGGCAGAGGAGTTCGAGGAGAAGACCcgtgcag GTGACGTCTCCAGCATCTCTGGGTCCGATTCTGATTACTCCGATTCCGGCAGCGAGTCCGATCTGCTCTCTCCCCGAGGCCACGGCGACCCGGGGAGTGACCAGCAGAGCCATCGCCCAGGCACCCGCTCGGCTAAGGTCCTGTTCCACAactcccagggccagctgctctcTGCCTACCGCTGTGTGCTGGGTAGTAAGAAG GGCGGTGGTGAGCAGCAGGCAGAGCTGGTGGCATCTCTGCAGAGCCTGGGCGCAGGCACTTGTTGGGTTATCCTGATGATAGGCGGTGGACACTTTGCAGGAGCCGTTTTCAGGGG GCCTGAGGTGCTGGATCACAAGACCTTCCACCGGTACACGGTGCGTGCCCGCCGGGGCACGGCGCAGGGACTGCGCGATGCCCAGGGCCAGGCCTCCATGCCCAAATCGGCCGGCGCCTCGCTGCGGCGGTACAACGAGGCGGCTCTGCTCAAG GACATCCAGGACCTACTGGCCGGCTGGGCGCAGCATCTGCAGGGAGCCCAGCGCATCTTCCTGCGTGCCCCCCGTGCCAACCGGGCACTGCTCTTCAGCAGCAAGAACGCCCCTCTGCACAAAGACGACCCCCGCGTCTGCAACATCCCCTTCAGCACCCGCAGAGCCACCTTCAGGGAGGTGCTGCGGGTGCACGCGGCCCTGGCCACCCTGCAGGTGTATG GGAAGGACACAGCGGTGGCGGATCTCGCTGGCTCCCCCcggaagggctggaggaaagtGCCGTGTGCGCGGGTGGAAGAGCCCCAGCAGAGTGACGCCAGCA CCCCGtcgcaggaggaggaggaggaggagagccaggctggggagctggagacGGTGGAGGTGACGCTGAGCACGCTGCAGCTCCGGGAGTTTGAGGTGACACCTAAGCGAAGCcgcaagaggaggaggaagaaagacaAAGTGGGGAGAG GAGCAGGGGCCCGCGCCGAGGGGCCAGGAGGCCAGGAAGAGCCCGAGGGCTCAGCACCCCAGCCGGGAGCAGAGACGGTGGCAGACCCTCAggaagggcctggggcagagcctgcTCCCTGGGGGAAAGGAG gtgcCCGGGCCCCTGACGGCGGAGATGGAGGCCAggcggctggagaagcagcgggCGCAGAGAGCGCAGCGGAAGCAGCGGGCGCAGGAGctgagggagcagcagcagcggctggcgcaggagcaggaggagaagcGGCGCTTTGCGGCCCTGCCAGACCGAGAGAAG AGGGCCCTCGCTGCCGAGCGGAGACTGGCTGCCCAGCTGCCGGACAGGGGCGCGGCTCTCGCCAACCACAGGT GCTGGCAGTGCGGGGAGTCCCTGCTGGGCCGgatccccttccactacctcgacttctccttctgctccacgggCTGCCTGCAGACCCACCGCCGGGGCCGCGCCGGCCCCACCTAGCGCCCGCGCCAGGCCGGCCAAGCCAGGGGGCTGCCACATGTGGAAACAGACAGTcgcctgctgggggggagggggaggtgctgggcaCTCCCAGGGGGCTGAGCCTGAGtcccagcctccttcccagcccagggggcaggcccctgcccaggcccccGCCTCGAGGGGAAGGGGCTCATGGCACAGgatgggttgggtggggggacGAGCACCCCCCCTTGGGCGGGAGCATCAGTACcacaaggggcagggccctgggtgggggcagggggagcaggctgcagctgggggcagcgTGGCTGGTGGATCGATGGAGGAGGGACCAGGCCGCCTTGCCCTGTGCTGTGCGAACCGCCTGA
- the ANKZF1 gene encoding tRNA endonuclease ANKZF1 isoform X4, whose product MQPLEVRSVFEAAQDPTFLHGLSLVNGFSEDVPSTDSNAIAQEKPVAGDGEERACGVPEISDRMCCSSCSREFDSREEQTEHYRLDWHRFNLKQRLLGRRALAAEEFEEKTRAGDVSSISGSDSDYSDSGSESDLLSPRGHGDPGSDQQSHRPGTRSAKVLFHNSQGQLLSAYRCVLGSKKGGGEQQAELVASLQSLGAGTCWVILMIGGGHFAGAVFRGPEVLDHKTFHRYTVRARRGTAQGLRDAQGQASMPKSAGASLRRYNEAALLKDIQDLLAGWAQHLQGAQRIFLRAPRANRALLFSSKNAPLHKDDPRVCNIPFSTRRATFREVLRVHAALATLQVYGKDTAVADLAGSPRKGWRKVPCARVEEPQQSDASTPSQEEEEEESQAGELETVEVTLSTLQLREFEVTPKRSRKRRRKKDKVGRGAGARAEGPGGQEEPEGSAPQPGAETVADPQEGPGAEPAPWGKGETLLGQLRDALFTACKTGDVGTLRRLLGVAESGAPPAGSEDGAMGQPQGHPGRVQSEGSEPNRAAPWATPGLLSLLSEPIDGTGFTLLHVAAAAGKGAAVRLLLEAGADPALRDWQERPPYCVSADKSTRNVFRKFMVDHPAKYDYGQAKVPGPLTAEMEARRLEKQRAQRAQRKQRAQELREQQQRLAQEQEEKRRFAALPDREKRALAAERRLAAQLPDRGAALANHRRCWQCGESLLGRIPFHYLDFSFCSTGCLQTHRRGRAGPT is encoded by the exons ATGCAGCCCCTCGAGGTCAGGTCTGTGTTCGAGGCTGCCCAGGACCCCACCTTCCTGCACGGACTCTCCCTCGTCAATGGCTTTTCAGAGGACGTGCCGTCCACAGACTCGAATGCCATAGCGCAAG AGAAGCCAGTGGCGGGCGATGGGGAGGAGAGAGCCTGTGGGGTCCCAGAGATATCGGACCGGATGTGCTGTTCATCCTGCTCCCGGGAGTTTGACAGCAGGGAGGAGCAG ACTGAGCATTACCGCCTGGACTGGCACCGCTTCAACCTGAAGCAGCGTTTGCTGGGGCGCCGGGCACTCGCGGCAGAGGAGTTCGAGGAGAAGACCcgtgcag GTGACGTCTCCAGCATCTCTGGGTCCGATTCTGATTACTCCGATTCCGGCAGCGAGTCCGATCTGCTCTCTCCCCGAGGCCACGGCGACCCGGGGAGTGACCAGCAGAGCCATCGCCCAGGCACCCGCTCGGCTAAGGTCCTGTTCCACAactcccagggccagctgctctcTGCCTACCGCTGTGTGCTGGGTAGTAAGAAG GGCGGTGGTGAGCAGCAGGCAGAGCTGGTGGCATCTCTGCAGAGCCTGGGCGCAGGCACTTGTTGGGTTATCCTGATGATAGGCGGTGGACACTTTGCAGGAGCCGTTTTCAGGGG GCCTGAGGTGCTGGATCACAAGACCTTCCACCGGTACACGGTGCGTGCCCGCCGGGGCACGGCGCAGGGACTGCGCGATGCCCAGGGCCAGGCCTCCATGCCCAAATCGGCCGGCGCCTCGCTGCGGCGGTACAACGAGGCGGCTCTGCTCAAG GACATCCAGGACCTACTGGCCGGCTGGGCGCAGCATCTGCAGGGAGCCCAGCGCATCTTCCTGCGTGCCCCCCGTGCCAACCGGGCACTGCTCTTCAGCAGCAAGAACGCCCCTCTGCACAAAGACGACCCCCGCGTCTGCAACATCCCCTTCAGCACCCGCAGAGCCACCTTCAGGGAGGTGCTGCGGGTGCACGCGGCCCTGGCCACCCTGCAGGTGTATG GGAAGGACACAGCGGTGGCGGATCTCGCTGGCTCCCCCcggaagggctggaggaaagtGCCGTGTGCGCGGGTGGAAGAGCCCCAGCAGAGTGACGCCAGCA CCCCGtcgcaggaggaggaggaggaggagagccaggctggggagctggagacGGTGGAGGTGACGCTGAGCACGCTGCAGCTCCGGGAGTTTGAGGTGACACCTAAGCGAAGCcgcaagaggaggaggaagaaagacaAAGTGGGGAGAG GAGCAGGGGCCCGCGCCGAGGGGCCAGGAGGCCAGGAAGAGCCCGAGGGCTCAGCACCCCAGCCGGGAGCAGAGACGGTGGCAGACCCTCAggaagggcctggggcagagcctgcTCCCTGGGGGAAAGGAG AAACACTCCTGGGCCAGCTCCGCGACGCCCTGTTCACGGCCTGCAAGACGGGGGACGTGGGGACGCTGCGGCGCCTCCTGGGTGTGGCAGAGAGCGGGGCACCCCCAGCAGGCAGCGAGGATGGTGCCATGGGGCAGCCCCAAGGCCACCCTGGCAGGGTGCAGAGTGAGGGGTCGGAGCCCAATCGCGCAGCCCCCTGGGCAACCCCTGGGCTCCTCTCGCTGCTCAGCGAGCCCATCGACGGCACCGGCTTCACCCTGCTGCACGTGGCGGCTGCGGCAGGGAAGGGGGCGGctgtgcgactgctgctggaggCTGGTGCCGACCCTGCGCTCAG GGACTGGCAGGAGCGGCCCCCGTACTGTGTCTCTGCCGACAAGTCGACACGCAACGTCTTCCGCAAGTTCATGGTGGATCACCCAGCCAAGTACGACTACGGGCAGGCCAAG gtgcCCGGGCCCCTGACGGCGGAGATGGAGGCCAggcggctggagaagcagcgggCGCAGAGAGCGCAGCGGAAGCAGCGGGCGCAGGAGctgagggagcagcagcagcggctggcgcaggagcaggaggagaagcGGCGCTTTGCGGCCCTGCCAGACCGAGAGAAG AGGGCCCTCGCTGCCGAGCGGAGACTGGCTGCCCAGCTGCCGGACAGGGGCGCGGCTCTCGCCAACCACAG GCGCTGCTGGCAGTGCGGGGAGTCCCTGCTGGGCCGgatccccttccactacctcgacttctccttctgctccacgggCTGCCTGCAGACCCACCGCCGGGGCCGCGCCGGCCCCACCTAG
- the ANKZF1 gene encoding tRNA endonuclease ANKZF1 isoform X5: MQPLEVRSVFEAAQDPTFLHGLSLVNGFSEDVPSTDSNAIAQEKPVAGDGEERACGVPEISDRMCCSSCSREFDSREEQTEHYRLDWHRFNLKQRLLGRRALAAEEFEEKTRAGDVSSISGSDSDYSDSGSESDLLSPRGHGDPGSDQQSHRPGTRSAKVLFHNSQGQLLSAYRCVLGSKKGGGEQQAELVASLQSLGAGTCWVILMIGGGHFAGAVFRGPEVLDHKTFHRYTVRARRGTAQGLRDAQGQASMPKSAGASLRRYNEAALLKDIQDLLAGWAQHLQGAQRIFLRAPRANRALLFSSKNAPLHKDDPRVCNIPFSTRRATFREVLRVHAALATLQVYGKDTAVADLAGSPRKGWRKVPCARVEEPQQSDASTPSQEEEEEESQAGELETVEVTLSTLQLREFEVTPKRSRKRRRKKDKVGRGAGARAEGPGGQEEPEGSAPQPGAETVADPQEGPGAEPAPWGKGETLLGQLRDALFTACKTGDVGTLRRLLGVAESGAPPAGSEDGAMGQPQGHPGRVQSEGSEPNRAAPWATPGLLSLLSEPIDGTGFTLLHVAAAAGKGAAVRLLLEAGADPALRDWQERPPYCVSADKSTRNVFRKFMVDHPAKYDYGQAKVPGPLTAEMEARRLEKQRAQRAQRKQRAQELREQQQRLAQEQEEKRRFAALPDREKRALAAERRLAAQLPDRGAALANHRCWQCGESLLGRIPFHYLDFSFCSTGCLQTHRRGRAGPT, from the exons ATGCAGCCCCTCGAGGTCAGGTCTGTGTTCGAGGCTGCCCAGGACCCCACCTTCCTGCACGGACTCTCCCTCGTCAATGGCTTTTCAGAGGACGTGCCGTCCACAGACTCGAATGCCATAGCGCAAG AGAAGCCAGTGGCGGGCGATGGGGAGGAGAGAGCCTGTGGGGTCCCAGAGATATCGGACCGGATGTGCTGTTCATCCTGCTCCCGGGAGTTTGACAGCAGGGAGGAGCAG ACTGAGCATTACCGCCTGGACTGGCACCGCTTCAACCTGAAGCAGCGTTTGCTGGGGCGCCGGGCACTCGCGGCAGAGGAGTTCGAGGAGAAGACCcgtgcag GTGACGTCTCCAGCATCTCTGGGTCCGATTCTGATTACTCCGATTCCGGCAGCGAGTCCGATCTGCTCTCTCCCCGAGGCCACGGCGACCCGGGGAGTGACCAGCAGAGCCATCGCCCAGGCACCCGCTCGGCTAAGGTCCTGTTCCACAactcccagggccagctgctctcTGCCTACCGCTGTGTGCTGGGTAGTAAGAAG GGCGGTGGTGAGCAGCAGGCAGAGCTGGTGGCATCTCTGCAGAGCCTGGGCGCAGGCACTTGTTGGGTTATCCTGATGATAGGCGGTGGACACTTTGCAGGAGCCGTTTTCAGGGG GCCTGAGGTGCTGGATCACAAGACCTTCCACCGGTACACGGTGCGTGCCCGCCGGGGCACGGCGCAGGGACTGCGCGATGCCCAGGGCCAGGCCTCCATGCCCAAATCGGCCGGCGCCTCGCTGCGGCGGTACAACGAGGCGGCTCTGCTCAAG GACATCCAGGACCTACTGGCCGGCTGGGCGCAGCATCTGCAGGGAGCCCAGCGCATCTTCCTGCGTGCCCCCCGTGCCAACCGGGCACTGCTCTTCAGCAGCAAGAACGCCCCTCTGCACAAAGACGACCCCCGCGTCTGCAACATCCCCTTCAGCACCCGCAGAGCCACCTTCAGGGAGGTGCTGCGGGTGCACGCGGCCCTGGCCACCCTGCAGGTGTATG GGAAGGACACAGCGGTGGCGGATCTCGCTGGCTCCCCCcggaagggctggaggaaagtGCCGTGTGCGCGGGTGGAAGAGCCCCAGCAGAGTGACGCCAGCA CCCCGtcgcaggaggaggaggaggaggagagccaggctggggagctggagacGGTGGAGGTGACGCTGAGCACGCTGCAGCTCCGGGAGTTTGAGGTGACACCTAAGCGAAGCcgcaagaggaggaggaagaaagacaAAGTGGGGAGAG GAGCAGGGGCCCGCGCCGAGGGGCCAGGAGGCCAGGAAGAGCCCGAGGGCTCAGCACCCCAGCCGGGAGCAGAGACGGTGGCAGACCCTCAggaagggcctggggcagagcctgcTCCCTGGGGGAAAGGAG AAACACTCCTGGGCCAGCTCCGCGACGCCCTGTTCACGGCCTGCAAGACGGGGGACGTGGGGACGCTGCGGCGCCTCCTGGGTGTGGCAGAGAGCGGGGCACCCCCAGCAGGCAGCGAGGATGGTGCCATGGGGCAGCCCCAAGGCCACCCTGGCAGGGTGCAGAGTGAGGGGTCGGAGCCCAATCGCGCAGCCCCCTGGGCAACCCCTGGGCTCCTCTCGCTGCTCAGCGAGCCCATCGACGGCACCGGCTTCACCCTGCTGCACGTGGCGGCTGCGGCAGGGAAGGGGGCGGctgtgcgactgctgctggaggCTGGTGCCGACCCTGCGCTCAG GGACTGGCAGGAGCGGCCCCCGTACTGTGTCTCTGCCGACAAGTCGACACGCAACGTCTTCCGCAAGTTCATGGTGGATCACCCAGCCAAGTACGACTACGGGCAGGCCAAG gtgcCCGGGCCCCTGACGGCGGAGATGGAGGCCAggcggctggagaagcagcgggCGCAGAGAGCGCAGCGGAAGCAGCGGGCGCAGGAGctgagggagcagcagcagcggctggcgcaggagcaggaggagaagcGGCGCTTTGCGGCCCTGCCAGACCGAGAGAAG AGGGCCCTCGCTGCCGAGCGGAGACTGGCTGCCCAGCTGCCGGACAGGGGCGCGGCTCTCGCCAACCACAGGT GCTGGCAGTGCGGGGAGTCCCTGCTGGGCCGgatccccttccactacctcgacttctccttctgctccacgggCTGCCTGCAGACCCACCGCCGGGGCCGCGCCGGCCCCACCTAG